TTACTTTTCTTCTTGTCTTCTTCACTCCAAAGATTTGCAGATAAGTCTGACAAAGTCccttcaaaaatgaaaaacgtGAGAAATGGAGCTGTCACGTTCTCCATCTGATCACCATTCCCCACCGCCCAATAAAGTTTCCaactttcttttttaaattccaGATTTTTGAGCAGCGGGTCTCCATTCCAAAGGAGGATGAGTAGCTCCGAGAGAGTCCCCTGCGATTTCTGCGGCGAGCGAACCGCGGTTCTGTTCTGTAGAGCCGACGCTGCGAAGCTATGTTTGTCTTGTGACCACCACGTGCACAAGGCGAATCTCCTCTCTAGGAAGCACGTGCGGTCTCTTATCTGTGATAGCTGCGGCAACGAGCCGGTCTCTGTACGTTGCTTCACCGACGACCTCGTATTGTGTCAGGAGTGCGATTGGGATGTGCACGGAAGCTGTTCTCATGTCCGCTCCGCCGTTGAAGGATTCTCCGGTTGTCCGTCGGCGTTGGAGCTTGCCGCGTTATTGGGAGTTGATCTGGAAGGGAggaaagaagagaaggaagtGCCGTTGATGATGACGATGGAGAGTTTTGGGATGGAGTTAGATTCATGGGGTTTTGGATCCAACGTGTTACAAGAACTGATCGTACCCGTAACCAACGATACGACGACGTTTAAGAAGCGTAGCTCTAGCTGTGGGAGGTATAAGCAGGTGTTGTGCAAACAGCTTGAGGAGTTGCTCAAGGGTGAAGACAATGATGGTGACGGAGGAGGAGAAGCAAAGGAGGGGATTATGGTTCCGGTGATGCCTGAGAGATTGGGATGGGCAAGAGATGCAGATGATTCAGAGTTTATACACCAGCCTccaacgacgtcgttttcatcTTTGATTAGTGGTTGCCAGAGTACTCAGGTTTGTGtaatctttctctctttttgattagtttaggttTCTCAAGATTGCAGTCACTCTGTGAACTTGCAGATATGGGATTTTAACTTGGGACAGTCGAGAGAACCAGAGGACACTATCCGCACGGAAGCTGCTGCATGTGTAACAAAAGATGCTGCATCATTCAAAGTCAACAGTATTGTTAAGCTCTTGAATGATGCTTGTTCCACTAAGGCAAAACGTGTTAAAGAGATTTTCCAGGTAAGCATTTTAGCTTCAGCTGACCTCATTACGTGTTAGGTCAGATTTATATACCAAACATGTCTAATGCTGATTAGGATTCTTTTGCAGGATGGCTACAAGCGATCAACTTCAGGCCAAGTACCAGCAACGTCTGAGAACAACAATAATCTTCCAATTACCTTTGGTTCCAACACCTCCAATGAGTTATGTTTCACAGAAAACACCGGTGGAACTAGTTGTAATAAGGCCACGAGAGTAGTGGCAATAAAGGCTGATCTGGAGAAACTGGCTCAGAACAGAGGCAATGCAATGCAGCGTTACAAGGAAAAGAGGAAAAATCGGAGGTACATGCTCtgcttttttacttttttttttctcttctaaaCTATAAGAATCTAACAACATATCTTGGATCTTGGTTGCTAACAGATATGACAAGACTATAAGGTATGAATCGAGGAAAGCAAGAGCTGATACAAGGTTGCGTGTCAAAGGCAGGTTTGTGAAAGCTACTGAAGCTCCTTATCCTTAAAGAAATATCTTCACAATAGGTTTCCTATTAGCTTACACAGTTAGGAGTGTTGTCTTCTACTTTCTCTGCCTCGGATATGTATATAGCTCGGTCTCGTTTCATGTGGCCACACCCTTTTATGTACCTTGGAAACTTATCTTGTAAAAAGAGGATTGTGTCTTAGGCTTGTAAAAGAAAATGATTTGTTGATTGTTTTCTTGTCAATTCACACCATTTGAATTCTCACGTGCGCTATATCATATGACTTGTAAGTTTTGGTTGTGACACTGACAATCTGTGTTGTGGAATAATTTGTGTTCGAATACTGAATTCTCAATCAAGTGCTGAATGACATGGATGAGTCTTATGTTGGCTCCATGTTTAATTTGATGGGAACTTCTAAAAATTGAGTCTGGTCACTTTTGATGACATGCTAGAACTAGAACATCAGGGAATAATATTGTTTGCTAATCTCGTGCAGTTCACGCAAAGTGACTtgtatcataaaattaaatcaaattaacATATCCTAAAAAGGAAAAAGTCAATTTTTGCACGCACATCACGtctcataaaattaattaaagggcaattgtcaataatagcacctttgaagtttatgtcttaAAAATAGcattagaaggagaaagtcacaaaaatgacattcattaaagggtaaaatatccctaatacctttggtttaaaattaaataaacaaacaaaaataaataaaaataaataaaataaaaattaaaaaaatgaaaaaaagaatttttttttatagtttcagattatatgttttcagattcgaaatttttataaatttttttttaattttttttttaatttttttttttcaaattttctttttataatttaaaaatactttttgaaactgtttttaaattttttattttttattttagtatttttttttttataaaattttaaactctaattccaaa
The nucleotide sequence above comes from Brassica napus cultivar Da-Ae chromosome A9, Da-Ae, whole genome shotgun sequence. Encoded proteins:
- the LOC106367297 gene encoding zinc finger protein CONSTANS-LIKE 15 — its product is MSSSERVPCDFCGERTAVLFCRADAAKLCLSCDHHVHKANLLSRKHVRSLICDSCGNEPVSVRCFTDDLVLCQECDWDVHGSCSHVRSAVEGFSGCPSALELAALLGVDLEGRKEEKEVPLMMTMESFGMELDSWGFGSNVLQELIVPVTNDTTTFKKRSSSCGRYKQVLCKQLEELLKGEDNDGDGGGEAKEGIMVPVMPERLGWARDADDSEFIHQPPTTSFSSLISGCQSTQIWDFNLGQSREPEDTIRTEAAACVTKDAASFKVNSIVKLLNDACSTKAKRVKEIFQDGYKRSTSGQVPATSENNNNLPITFGSNTSNELCFTENTGGTSCNKATRVVAIKADLEKLAQNRGNAMQRYKEKRKNRRYDKTIRYESRKARADTRLRVKGRFVKATEAPYP